The Streptomyces cathayae DNA segment AGTTCGATGTTGGTGCGCAGGGAGGTGAGCGGGGTGCGCAGTTCGTGGCCGGCGTCCGCGATGAGCTGCTGCTGCAGGTCGCGGGAGCTGGCCAGGGCGGACGTCATCGAGTTGAAGGAGCGGGAGAGACGGGCGACCTCGTCCTCGGAGTCGTCCTCCACGGGGATGCGGACGCCCAGGTCCTCGGTGCGCGCCACGTGCTCCACGGCCTCGGTGAGCTTGTCGACGGGACGCAGACCGGCGCGGGCGACCGCGAGGCCGGCGGCGGCCGCACCGAGCACTCCGATGCCGGAGACGAGGAGCAGGATCAGCGCGAGGTCGCCCAGCGTCGACTCGGTGCCCTTGAGGGGCACGGCGACGAGGACGGCGGCCTTCGAACTGGTCAGCGTGCTCGGATTGTTGATCACCAGCGGCAGCGTCAGGACGCGCACCTCGGCGCCGTCCTGGTCGGTGCCGTCGCGGTAGAGGCCCGTCGAGCCGTCGCCCGCGCTCGCGATGACGTCCCGGTCGGACTCGGTGACCTTGATCCTGCCCGCCGAGCTGGGGAACAGGCACACGGTCCCGTCCTCCCTGACCACCTGGGAGAAGGTCTGCCCGAAGCCTCCGTCCATGCTGTCCCGGGGGGTGTCCGTGCAGTTGCCGAGGGCGCTGCGGATCTCGCCCCGCTGCTGCGGGTCCTGCAGCGCCGTCGCCTTCTTCAGGTCGTTGTCGACCTGCTCGTACAGCTTCCCCTGCACGATGAACCAGCACGTCACCGACACCGCCGCCACCGCGAACGCCACCGCCGCCGCCACCAGCAGCGACAACCGCGCCCGGATGGGCAGCGCGCGGAACCGGCGGACCAGTGCCGTCACTCCGTGCCGTCCTGCCGCAGGGCGTAGCCGACGCCCCGCACCGTGTGCACCAGGCGCGGTTCGCCGCCCGCCTCGGTCTTGCGGCGCAGATACATGACGTACACGTCGAGGGAGTTCGACGACGGTTCGAAGTCGAAGCCCCAGACCGCCTTCAGGATCTGCTCCCGGGTGAGCACCTGGCGCGGGTGCGCCAGGAACATCTCCAGCAGGGTGAACTCGGTGCGGGTCAGCTCCACCCGTCGCGTGCCCCGGGTCACCTCGCGGGTCGCCAGGTCCATGCGCAGGTCGGCGAAGGCCAGGACGTCGTCCTCCTCGGCGGTGCCGGCCACGGCCGCCGCGTACGAGCTGCGGCGCAGCAGTGCGCGGATCCGGGCGAACAGCTCGTCCAGCTCGAACGGCTTGACCAGGTAGTCGTCCGCCCCGGCGTCCAGCCCGGTCACCCGGTCGCCGACCGTGTCCCGGGCGGTCAGCATCAGGATGGGTGTGGTGTCGCCGGTGGCCCGGATGCGGCGGGCGGCGGTCAGGCCGTCCATCCGGGGCATCTGGATGTCGAGGACGACCAGGTCGGGCCGGTGGGCCGCCGCCTTCTCCAGGGCGTCCGCGCCGTCGACGGCGACCTCGGTGCCGTATCCCTCGAAGGCCAGGCTGCGCTGGAGCGCTTCGCGCACCGCCGGCTCGTCGTCGACGATCAGGATGCGCTGGGGGGCACGGTCACGGTCACGGTCGCCGTCTGCGGGGCTCATGGGGTCGGGGGATCCTCTGGTCTGCCGGGATGTCGGGGGGCCGGGATGTCG contains these protein-coding regions:
- a CDS encoding response regulator transcription factor; translation: MSPADGDRDRDRAPQRILIVDDEPAVREALQRSLAFEGYGTEVAVDGADALEKAAAHRPDLVVLDIQMPRMDGLTAARRIRATGDTTPILMLTARDTVGDRVTGLDAGADDYLVKPFELDELFARIRALLRRSSYAAAVAGTAEEDDVLAFADLRMDLATREVTRGTRRVELTRTEFTLLEMFLAHPRQVLTREQILKAVWGFDFEPSSNSLDVYVMYLRRKTEAGGEPRLVHTVRGVGYALRQDGTE
- a CDS encoding sensor histidine kinase; the encoded protein is MTALVRRFRALPIRARLSLLVAAAVAFAVAAVSVTCWFIVQGKLYEQVDNDLKKATALQDPQQRGEIRSALGNCTDTPRDSMDGGFGQTFSQVVREDGTVCLFPSSAGRIKVTESDRDVIASAGDGSTGLYRDGTDQDGAEVRVLTLPLVINNPSTLTSSKAAVLVAVPLKGTESTLGDLALILLLVSGIGVLGAAAAGLAVARAGLRPVDKLTEAVEHVARTEDLGVRIPVEDDSEDEVARLSRSFNSMTSALASSRDLQQQLIADAGHELRTPLTSLRTNIELLTRSEETGRPLPAEDRKALLTSVKAQMTELAALIGDLQELSRPDTGQHEGRAQIVAWQDVVESALRRARLRGPELTIAADVRPWYVRAEPSALERAMVNVLDNAVKFSPEGATVDVRLADGVLTVRDHGPGIAADELPHVFDRFWRSPTARALPGSGLGLSIVARTVQQAGGRVTLTRADGGGTTATIRLPGAPTPPPEVP